In Paenibacillus larvae subsp. larvae, the following proteins share a genomic window:
- the ytxJ gene encoding bacillithiol system redox-active protein YtxJ — translation MTAWKEISEIQEWNDLFAHSDEQPFVILKHSTTCPVSASALEEYEEYLSGRPNEQVKYYLVKVIESRPVSNQIAGDLKVKHESPQIIYVKDKASYWNTSHWSITKKHMAAVLD, via the coding sequence ATGACAGCGTGGAAGGAGATTAGCGAAATCCAGGAATGGAATGATCTGTTTGCCCATTCAGATGAGCAACCTTTTGTCATTCTCAAGCATAGCACTACATGTCCCGTGAGTGCCAGCGCTCTTGAAGAATATGAGGAGTATCTGTCCGGAAGACCCAATGAGCAAGTGAAGTATTATCTGGTAAAGGTGATTGAATCACGTCCTGTCTCCAATCAGATTGCCGGGGATCTAAAGGTGAAGCACGAATCCCCGCAGATTATTTATGTAAAAGATAAGGCTTCTTATTGGAACACTTCCCACTGGTCTATTACCAAAAAACATATGGCGGCTGTTTTGGATTAA
- a CDS encoding DegV family protein: MAIKIFADSTSDLPPEIIEKYGIGIIPLYVVFDDQSYKDGVDLTTPELYKLVDRTKKLPKTAAPSPADFEASFKPYIEQGDHIVYISLSSKLSSTMQNAVIAAGLFPEGRVTVVDSLNLSTGIGLLVLKAARLAEAGLSAHDIEQQIRELVPKVETEFVIDTLDYLYMGGRCSGMQNFIGSLLKIRPVIKVVDGGMIMAYKVRGKREKALDQMLQNALKEVPNMDTEIIGVTHSMSEEDAKMLKEKLAEKTNAKEILLSKAGCVISSHCGPNTVGILYIKK; encoded by the coding sequence ATGGCGATTAAAATTTTCGCTGACAGCACAAGTGATTTACCACCAGAGATTATAGAGAAATACGGGATCGGAATTATTCCGCTTTATGTGGTATTTGATGATCAATCTTACAAAGATGGAGTGGATTTGACTACTCCGGAACTGTATAAGCTAGTGGATCGGACGAAGAAGCTTCCCAAGACGGCAGCGCCTTCGCCGGCAGATTTTGAAGCGAGCTTTAAGCCTTACATTGAACAAGGAGACCACATTGTGTACATCTCCCTGTCGTCGAAGCTTTCTTCCACCATGCAAAATGCGGTTATTGCAGCCGGTCTGTTTCCGGAGGGCAGAGTTACCGTAGTGGATTCCCTTAATTTGTCCACCGGTATCGGTTTACTGGTACTCAAAGCAGCCAGATTGGCGGAAGCCGGGCTTTCGGCGCACGATATTGAGCAGCAAATCAGGGAACTGGTCCCTAAAGTGGAGACGGAATTTGTCATTGATACACTGGATTATCTTTATATGGGCGGCCGCTGCTCGGGAATGCAAAATTTTATTGGAAGTCTGCTGAAAATCCGTCCGGTTATCAAGGTAGTAGATGGCGGCATGATTATGGCCTACAAAGTGAGGGGGAAAAGAGAAAAGGCATTGGATCAAATGCTCCAGAATGCACTTAAGGAAGTCCCTAATATGGATACCGAGATCATAGGTGTGACCCACTCTATGTCCGAAGAAGATGCCAAGATGCTGAAAGAAAAACTGGCGGAGAAAACAAACGCCAAAGAAATTCTGCTTTCCAAAGCGGGCTGTGTGATTTCCAGTCATTGCGGTCCTAATACCGTTGGTATTTTGTATATTAAAAAATAA
- a CDS encoding amino acid ABC transporter ATP-binding protein, translating to MLKINNLHKYFGKLEVLKGVHTEIRQGEVVVVIGPSGSGKSTFLRCLNMLETPTDGEIIFEGIPITSKETNINKLRQKMGMVFQQFNLFPHLFILQNITLAPRKLKNIPIDEANETAYDLLRKVGLEDKANSYPDQLSGGQKQRIAIARALAMSPDVMLFDEPTSALDPEMVGEVLEVMKDLARSGMTMVVVTHEMGFAKEVGDRVLFMDGGFIVEEGTPEEIFSHPKHERTQSFLSKVL from the coding sequence GTGCTTAAAATAAACAATCTTCATAAATATTTTGGCAAGCTTGAGGTTTTAAAAGGTGTCCATACCGAGATCAGGCAAGGGGAAGTCGTGGTTGTGATCGGGCCGAGCGGATCCGGTAAAAGCACATTTCTCCGGTGTTTGAATATGCTTGAAACCCCGACCGACGGGGAAATTATTTTTGAAGGCATCCCCATAACAAGCAAAGAGACAAATATCAATAAACTGAGACAAAAGATGGGCATGGTATTTCAGCAGTTTAACCTGTTCCCCCATTTGTTCATTCTGCAAAATATTACGCTCGCCCCGCGCAAGCTGAAAAATATTCCCATTGATGAAGCAAATGAAACCGCCTATGATTTATTACGTAAAGTAGGGCTGGAGGATAAAGCAAACAGTTATCCCGACCAGTTGTCAGGCGGTCAGAAACAGCGGATTGCGATTGCCCGTGCCCTGGCCATGTCCCCTGACGTTATGCTGTTCGATGAACCAACTTCCGCACTTGACCCTGAAATGGTTGGGGAAGTTTTGGAGGTTATGAAAGATTTGGCCAGAAGCGGAATGACAATGGTCGTGGTTACGCACGAGATGGGTTTCGCCAAAGAAGTAGGAGACCGTGTACTTTTTATGGACGGCGGTTTTATTGTGGAAGAGGGAACACCGGAAGAGATCTTTTCGCATCCGAAACATGAGCGTACCCAAAGCTTCCTGAGCAAAGTCCTTTAG
- a CDS encoding amino acid ABC transporter permease: MDLDFSFLATYWPMFLKGAGYTLVLAFFTVICGTILGIFICLMRISKIKIVKGIAAAYIEFLRGTPLLVQLYIIYFALPQFGISLPGMVSGIAALTLNSAAYVAEIFRAGIESIDKGQMEAARSLGMTHNMAMKLIIIPQAIRNILPALGNEFIVIIKESSIVSIVGITDLMFNADTVRGVTYKAFEPLIVAAVVYFIMTFTLSKLLGKFERRIKRA; this comes from the coding sequence ATGGATTTGGATTTTTCGTTTTTGGCCACATATTGGCCGATGTTCCTGAAAGGTGCCGGATACACACTGGTTCTGGCGTTCTTCACCGTTATTTGCGGTACGATTCTTGGCATTTTCATATGTTTGATGCGGATTTCCAAGATTAAGATCGTGAAAGGAATTGCTGCTGCTTATATTGAATTTCTGCGGGGTACACCTCTTCTTGTCCAGCTATATATTATTTACTTCGCACTGCCTCAATTTGGTATAAGCCTTCCGGGCATGGTTTCGGGGATTGCCGCTTTGACATTGAATAGTGCGGCTTATGTGGCAGAAATTTTCCGTGCGGGAATTGAATCCATAGATAAAGGACAAATGGAAGCGGCCCGTTCTCTGGGAATGACTCATAATATGGCTATGAAATTAATTATAATTCCGCAAGCGATCCGCAACATTTTGCCTGCCCTCGGAAATGAATTCATTGTGATCATTAAGGAATCCTCCATCGTATCCATTGTCGGCATAACCGACCTGATGTTCAATGCCGATACCGTCAGAGGGGTTACTTACAAAGCTTTCGAACCACTTATCGTCGCAGCGGTTGTTTACTTTATTATGACATTTACGCTGTCGAAGCTGCTGGGTAAGTTTGAAAGGAGAATAAAACGTGCTTAA
- the trhA gene encoding PAQR family membrane homeostasis protein TrhA produces the protein MEYSIREEIANAISHGIGVLLSIGALAALLFYSVQYGDAWHIVSVSIFGASLILLYLCSTLVHSITYKPAKDIFEIMDHSAIYVLIAGTYTPFLLVSLRGTIGWTLFSIIWALALAGIVFKIFYCKKFIVLSTLLYIAMGWLIIFAIKPLAQQLTAGGMIWLVSGGILYTVGTIFYVWRRVPFHHAIWHLFVLAGSVCHFFAVLFYVVPFPR, from the coding sequence ATGGAGTACAGCATCCGTGAAGAAATTGCCAATGCCATCAGTCATGGTATCGGTGTTTTGCTAAGTATCGGCGCATTAGCCGCTCTCCTTTTTTATTCCGTCCAGTACGGGGATGCCTGGCATATTGTCAGTGTCAGCATATTCGGAGCTTCATTAATTTTATTATATCTATGCTCCACACTAGTCCACAGCATTACTTACAAGCCGGCTAAAGACATTTTTGAGATTATGGACCACTCAGCCATATACGTCCTGATTGCAGGTACATATACTCCTTTTCTGCTTGTCAGCCTTAGAGGAACAATCGGCTGGACCCTGTTCAGCATAATTTGGGCCCTTGCGCTTGCCGGTATTGTATTTAAGATTTTTTATTGCAAAAAGTTTATTGTACTTTCTACTCTTCTGTACATTGCCATGGGATGGCTCATCATTTTTGCAATAAAACCGCTGGCTCAGCAATTAACCGCAGGAGGTATGATCTGGCTTGTTTCCGGTGGTATCCTCTATACAGTAGGAACTATTTTCTATGTATGGAGGCGTGTCCCCTTCCACCATGCTATCTGGCATCTTTTTGTTCTGGCAGGCAGTGTGTGCCACTTTTTCGCCGTCTTATTTTATGTAGTACCTTTTCCCCGCTGA
- a CDS encoding M20 family metallopeptidase, with protein MKTRIFETINANAKNFIQISKYIGENPELGHEEFKAAAVLTKELEAQGFQVERGILDIPTSFLANYSSSKPGPTVALIAEYDALPEVGHACGHHLICMMSIGAAVGLKAVIDDIGGTIRVYGTPAEETKGAKVPMAAAGLFDDADFAMMAHPYYAYEKSGESLAMDALQFAYRGRAAHAAASPYDGINALDAVIQLFNSINALRQQLKSDVRIHGVITEGGTAANIIPDYAVAQFYIRSGSRPYTDEVVQKVIRCAEGAALQTGCSLEVANYEYSYDELRTNYTLSDIFTNNLIEMGIPEESIQVGKDHGSLDLGNVSTRCPAIHPYVKVIDEKHLLHSKEFRDLAMHDRAFEGMIFSAKVLAATACDVLTNPELLKRIKEEFENAKTQGS; from the coding sequence ATGAAAACCAGGATTTTCGAGACTATTAATGCAAATGCGAAAAACTTCATCCAAATTTCCAAATATATCGGAGAGAACCCTGAACTTGGACATGAAGAGTTTAAAGCAGCTGCCGTACTGACCAAAGAATTGGAAGCACAAGGTTTTCAAGTAGAAAGGGGAATTCTGGACATTCCTACCTCATTCCTGGCCAACTATTCCTCCAGTAAGCCGGGGCCCACAGTCGCCCTTATAGCTGAGTATGATGCCCTTCCCGAAGTCGGCCACGCATGCGGGCATCATCTGATTTGCATGATGAGCATTGGGGCTGCGGTCGGACTAAAAGCAGTCATTGACGATATTGGAGGTACGATCCGGGTCTATGGTACACCTGCTGAAGAAACTAAAGGCGCCAAAGTCCCAATGGCCGCTGCCGGCCTTTTTGACGATGCAGATTTCGCCATGATGGCACACCCTTATTACGCTTATGAAAAATCAGGTGAATCCCTCGCAATGGACGCCCTTCAGTTTGCATATCGGGGACGGGCTGCCCATGCCGCAGCATCTCCTTATGACGGCATTAATGCGCTTGATGCGGTTATTCAATTATTCAATTCCATTAATGCCCTGCGCCAGCAGCTAAAAAGTGATGTCCGCATCCATGGGGTTATCACGGAAGGGGGAACAGCAGCCAATATTATTCCTGACTATGCAGTCGCACAGTTCTATATTCGTTCCGGAAGCCGCCCTTATACCGATGAAGTCGTCCAGAAGGTGATCCGCTGCGCGGAGGGAGCTGCTCTGCAAACAGGCTGTTCTCTGGAAGTCGCCAATTATGAATACTCGTATGATGAACTAAGAACCAACTATACGCTGTCCGATATTTTCACCAACAACTTGATTGAAATGGGGATCCCGGAAGAGTCCATTCAGGTTGGCAAGGATCATGGTTCTTTGGATCTCGGGAATGTATCTACGCGATGTCCGGCCATTCATCCTTATGTAAAAGTGATCGATGAAAAGCACCTGCTTCATTCCAAAGAATTCCGGGATCTGGCCATGCATGACCGGGCCTTCGAGGGGATGATCTTCTCTGCAAAAGTTTTGGCCGCAACTGCCTGTGACGTACTCACCAATCCGGAATTGCTTAAGAGGATAAAAGAAGAATTTGAAAACGCCAAGACACAAGGATCGTAA
- a CDS encoding transporter substrate-binding domain-containing protein yields the protein MKKKSFKIMVLFLLVALALVGCGGKKEGEAGASSSPSGKSGGETAAGGTFQKIKERGKLIVGVKYDTNLFGLKDPASGEVTGYDVDFAKALAKKFLGDENKLELEEVNSKTRIPMLDNGEIDAIIATMTISEERKKQVDFSDVYFKAGQSLLVKKGSPIKGIGDIRKGTKVLTAKGATSGKNIKEKAEGVQVLEYENYQEAFNALKAGKGDALTTDNSILYGMVKQDPNFEVVGEPFTDEPYGIAVKKGEAEFLKEVNGLLKEMQSNGEADKIYEKWIGEKPKK from the coding sequence ATGAAGAAGAAATCATTCAAGATTATGGTACTTTTTCTGCTGGTGGCTTTAGCCCTTGTTGGCTGTGGAGGCAAGAAGGAAGGGGAAGCCGGGGCGAGCAGTTCACCGTCGGGCAAAAGCGGGGGAGAAACCGCTGCCGGAGGAACGTTCCAAAAAATCAAGGAACGCGGAAAACTGATTGTAGGTGTCAAATATGACACGAACTTATTCGGATTAAAAGACCCGGCTTCAGGTGAAGTCACCGGTTATGATGTTGATTTTGCCAAGGCCTTGGCAAAAAAATTTCTGGGTGATGAAAATAAACTGGAGTTAGAAGAAGTGAACTCCAAAACCCGTATCCCGATGTTAGACAACGGGGAGATTGATGCCATTATTGCTACAATGACCATCTCGGAGGAGAGAAAGAAGCAGGTAGATTTTTCTGATGTATATTTTAAGGCGGGCCAATCCTTACTTGTGAAGAAGGGCAGTCCGATTAAAGGCATCGGCGACATCAGGAAAGGAACCAAGGTTTTGACTGCGAAGGGAGCCACTTCCGGAAAGAATATCAAAGAAAAGGCGGAAGGCGTGCAGGTGCTGGAGTATGAAAACTATCAGGAGGCTTTCAATGCATTGAAAGCGGGTAAGGGGGATGCACTGACTACAGATAACTCCATTTTGTATGGCATGGTCAAGCAAGACCCGAATTTCGAGGTAGTTGGAGAGCCATTCACGGACGAACCTTACGGTATTGCAGTCAAGAAAGGGGAAGCCGAATTTCTCAAAGAAGTGAATGGCCTGCTCAAAGAAATGCAATCCAACGGGGAAGCAGACAAAATTTATGAGAAATGGATTGGAGAAAAGCCGAAAAAATAG
- a CDS encoding amino acid ABC transporter permease, translated as MNFEGVFASGNFSFLMEGFGITLWMAAVSIVLSFIIGSILGILRYTRIPVVSQLVLLWVEMIRNLPLLLIIFFVRFALPEVGIKFDVITSAIIALTVFESAMISEIIRGGLNSIEKGQIEAARSSGLTYIQTLWHIIFPQAVKRMVPPTVSQFISLLKDTSLAVIISAPDLMRNVEIVTAQNSNYVIPVFVFAAILYFVVNYILSVMAKRFELRRVH; from the coding sequence TTGAATTTTGAGGGTGTTTTTGCAAGTGGCAACTTCTCTTTTTTGATGGAAGGATTCGGCATTACCCTATGGATGGCTGCGGTTTCCATTGTACTCAGCTTTATCATCGGCAGTATCCTGGGCATTTTGAGATATACCCGGATCCCGGTTGTCTCCCAACTTGTACTCCTATGGGTCGAGATGATCCGGAATTTGCCGCTGCTGCTGATTATTTTCTTTGTCCGCTTTGCCCTACCCGAAGTCGGGATTAAATTTGATGTTATTACATCGGCCATCATTGCCCTTACTGTATTTGAATCTGCGATGATTTCAGAAATTATCCGTGGCGGACTCAATTCCATAGAAAAAGGGCAGATTGAAGCGGCACGTTCTTCCGGTCTGACCTATATCCAGACTCTCTGGCACATCATTTTTCCCCAAGCGGTCAAAAGGATGGTACCTCCAACAGTCAGCCAGTTCATTTCATTGCTTAAGGATACTTCTCTGGCCGTCATCATCTCGGCACCGGACTTAATGCGGAATGTCGAGATTGTAACGGCACAAAACAGCAATTATGTTATACCGGTCTTTGTTTTTGCAGCTATTCTGTATTTTGTTGTCAATTATATACTGTCGGTTATGGCCAAGCGCTTCGAATTGCGCAGGGTCCATTGA
- a CDS encoding amino acid ABC transporter ATP-binding protein — MIKFARVNKYFGQFHVLKDINLEIKQGEVVVVIGPSGSGKSTMLRCINRLETINDGELIVDGIKVNDRKTNINELRKHVGMVFQHFNLYPHKKVIDNITLAPRKVLGISEAEAKKTARMYLEKVGIPEKADSYPSQLSGGQQQRVAIARGLAMKPKIMLFDEPTSALDPEMIGEVLDVMKALAKEGMTMVVVTHEMGFAKEVADRVIFMDQGQIVEDALPADFFAKPREERARVFLSRLLNH, encoded by the coding sequence ATGATTAAATTTGCCAGGGTCAATAAATATTTTGGCCAATTCCATGTACTGAAAGACATAAACCTGGAGATTAAGCAAGGGGAGGTTGTTGTGGTCATCGGGCCTTCGGGTTCCGGAAAGAGTACGATGCTGCGCTGCATCAATCGTCTCGAAACCATAAACGATGGAGAATTGATTGTAGACGGAATCAAAGTGAATGATCGAAAAACCAACATTAACGAACTGCGCAAACACGTAGGGATGGTGTTCCAACATTTTAACCTGTATCCTCATAAAAAAGTCATTGATAACATTACGTTAGCTCCGCGCAAAGTCTTGGGAATTTCCGAAGCGGAGGCTAAAAAAACAGCCAGGATGTATCTGGAAAAGGTGGGGATACCAGAGAAAGCCGACAGCTATCCTTCCCAGCTTTCCGGTGGTCAGCAGCAGCGCGTAGCCATTGCCAGAGGTCTTGCTATGAAGCCGAAAATCATGTTGTTTGACGAACCAACATCCGCGTTGGACCCGGAGATGATTGGAGAAGTTCTTGATGTCATGAAAGCCCTTGCAAAAGAAGGGATGACAATGGTTGTCGTTACGCACGAGATGGGATTTGCCAAGGAAGTGGCAGACCGGGTCATTTTTATGGATCAGGGCCAGATTGTAGAAGATGCCTTGCCGGCTGATTTTTTTGCGAAGCCGCGTGAAGAGCGTGCCCGCGTTTTTCTCAGCCGTTTACTTAATCATTAA
- a CDS encoding PaaI family thioesterase, giving the protein MENGNPGGIHIPEAIMQRMMKAAEGTFWDHLGCELVEVNSEGVKIRLDAKKKHLNLIGIVHGGVTSSLLDNAMGMAVMLARPKDKVVTTNLNAHFVSPLKEGPLFVTAEVVHESRKIITATGRVTDEYGDLGTMGMGSFRIID; this is encoded by the coding sequence ATGGAAAACGGGAATCCGGGCGGAATTCACATCCCGGAAGCGATCATGCAGAGAATGATGAAAGCAGCGGAAGGTACATTCTGGGATCACCTAGGCTGCGAACTTGTGGAAGTCAATTCCGAAGGCGTAAAAATACGGTTGGACGCCAAAAAAAAGCATTTGAATCTGATTGGCATCGTCCATGGAGGAGTGACTTCCTCCCTGCTGGATAATGCCATGGGAATGGCTGTGATGCTGGCAAGGCCGAAGGATAAGGTAGTCACGACAAACTTGAATGCGCATTTTGTTTCACCCTTAAAAGAAGGCCCTCTGTTTGTAACGGCCGAGGTGGTTCATGAATCCCGTAAAATAATCACCGCAACAGGGCGGGTAACGGATGAGTACGGGGATCTGGGAACTATGGGGATGGGCAGCTTTCGCATCATCGACTGA
- a CDS encoding transporter substrate-binding domain-containing protein yields MKKLAASVLSLVLAGSLIAGCGQKDKNAGDAASTAAPNGKLVLATSADYPPYEFHKLVDGKDSIIGFDIEIAKEIAKDMGKELEVKDMRYDALLAALQSGTADIVIAGMTPTPERQKNVDFSDIYYTAQHAVVTLEENKDKYKNPEDLKGKKIVIQKGSIQEEIAKRIEGADLQELGKIGDLIQELKNKRADASIIEKPVAANYVKANKGLAITDLTLQAEDTGSAVAIKKGNKELVDQVNKTLKRLKDEKKMDQFIEEATKQSE; encoded by the coding sequence ATGAAAAAACTTGCTGCGTCCGTGTTATCACTAGTACTAGCAGGAAGTCTCATCGCAGGCTGCGGACAAAAGGACAAAAATGCGGGTGATGCCGCTTCTACTGCCGCTCCAAACGGAAAATTAGTGCTTGCTACAAGTGCGGATTATCCTCCTTATGAATTTCATAAGCTGGTAGACGGTAAAGATTCCATTATTGGGTTTGATATTGAAATAGCAAAAGAAATAGCCAAAGATATGGGAAAAGAGCTGGAAGTAAAAGATATGAGATATGATGCGCTTCTCGCCGCTCTTCAATCCGGGACTGCGGATATTGTCATTGCAGGGATGACACCAACTCCGGAACGCCAGAAAAATGTGGATTTCTCCGATATTTACTATACTGCTCAACATGCGGTAGTAACTTTGGAAGAAAACAAAGATAAATATAAAAATCCTGAGGATTTAAAAGGAAAGAAAATTGTGATCCAAAAAGGATCGATTCAGGAAGAAATTGCTAAACGAATTGAGGGTGCTGATCTCCAGGAACTGGGCAAAATCGGTGACTTGATTCAAGAGTTGAAAAATAAAAGAGCCGATGCGTCCATTATTGAAAAACCGGTGGCTGCCAATTATGTAAAAGCGAACAAGGGTCTTGCTATTACCGATTTAACCTTACAGGCTGAAGATACGGGATCAGCTGTCGCCATCAAAAAAGGGAATAAGGAATTAGTGGACCAGGTGAACAAAACGTTAAAACGCCTGAAAGACGAGAAGAAGATGGATCAGTTTATTGAAGAAGCGACCAAACAGTCTGAGTAA
- a CDS encoding amino acid ABC transporter permease, with protein sequence MLDINILTDHLDLYMEGFGNTVKASLLALAGSFVLGVIFAVMRISTFRLLRIIGTAYVEFFRNIPLLLIVMFFYLGSGNLGLNLDGFEAGTIGLAIYTSAFIAEAIRAGILAVPKGQVEAGRSSGLTYLQTMQYIVLLQAIKIVIPPLGNQFLNLIKNSSVLGVVAGLDLMYFGDLINSETFKVFGTYIFVAMFYLLLTIPLSLIISILERRLARNY encoded by the coding sequence ATGCTGGATATAAATATCTTGACAGATCATCTGGATTTGTACATGGAAGGGTTTGGAAACACCGTCAAGGCCAGTTTGCTCGCTCTTGCCGGCAGTTTTGTTCTTGGCGTGATCTTTGCCGTTATGCGTATTTCTACTTTTCGGCTGCTTCGTATTATAGGAACGGCTTATGTGGAATTTTTCCGGAATATTCCCCTGCTTCTAATTGTCATGTTCTTTTATCTCGGTTCAGGCAATTTGGGCTTGAATTTGGATGGTTTTGAGGCTGGAACTATAGGACTTGCCATTTACACCTCTGCTTTTATAGCAGAAGCCATACGTGCCGGTATTCTGGCCGTTCCTAAAGGACAAGTAGAAGCAGGAAGATCTTCCGGGCTCACCTATTTGCAAACAATGCAGTATATTGTGCTGCTTCAAGCCATTAAGATTGTAATCCCTCCTCTCGGCAACCAGTTTTTGAATCTGATTAAGAATTCTTCCGTTCTTGGGGTGGTTGCCGGCTTGGATTTGATGTATTTTGGGGATTTGATAAACTCTGAAACATTTAAAGTTTTTGGAACTTATATTTTCGTGGCGATGTTTTATCTTCTGCTGACCATTCCTTTGAGCCTAATCATAAGCATTTTGGAACGGAGATTAGCTCGGAATTATTAA
- a CDS encoding DegV family protein: MTIKLITDGSSDLPKKLVEEMGITVVPLSVHFSGEEFTSDMDMELFYHKMKTEKELPKTSSPSPYQFVQEYVQAGDRDILVLALSSSLSSTYQHAKMAKQMFEEEGHKNRIVVMDTRTTSVGLGLLVYRVAKMIKDGMSFDQIVGKAGEMISDTIPTYFCLDTLENVVKGGRLDRVRGAVASVLNIKLLMKGSTEGTLEIIEKVRGRQNAMKRLIEKVTEKTHDFEKAILGIAHSNCEERAKSIIEQIVQKAPFRKVIISDMGPVIGTYAGEGGIVISY; the protein is encoded by the coding sequence ATGACAATTAAACTGATTACGGACGGAAGTTCCGATTTGCCAAAAAAACTGGTCGAAGAAATGGGGATTACGGTTGTTCCGCTTTCCGTACATTTTTCCGGAGAAGAGTTTACATCCGACATGGACATGGAGCTGTTCTACCATAAAATGAAAACGGAAAAAGAACTGCCCAAAACATCCAGCCCATCTCCTTATCAATTCGTTCAAGAATATGTACAGGCAGGTGATCGGGACATTCTTGTACTTGCGCTTTCCTCTTCACTCAGCAGTACGTATCAGCATGCTAAGATGGCCAAACAAATGTTTGAAGAAGAGGGGCATAAAAACCGTATAGTTGTCATGGATACGAGAACGACTTCCGTCGGCCTCGGCCTCCTTGTTTACCGCGTCGCCAAGATGATCAAAGACGGAATGAGTTTTGACCAGATTGTAGGCAAGGCTGGCGAGATGATTTCCGATACTATCCCTACTTATTTCTGTCTGGATACGCTTGAAAATGTTGTAAAGGGAGGAAGACTCGATCGGGTACGTGGTGCTGTTGCTTCAGTGTTGAATATTAAGCTTTTGATGAAGGGAAGTACGGAAGGCACACTTGAGATTATCGAGAAAGTACGGGGCCGTCAGAATGCTATGAAAAGGCTGATCGAAAAAGTGACGGAAAAAACGCATGATTTCGAGAAAGCGATTCTCGGTATTGCCCATAGCAATTGTGAGGAACGGGCTAAATCCATAATAGAGCAAATTGTTCAAAAAGCCCCGTTCCGCAAGGTTATCATCTCCGATATGGGTCCTGTTATTGGCACTTATGCCGGAGAAGGCGGTATTGTGATCAGTTATTAG